The genomic segment GCTGTCCGAAGCAAACTTTCTGATCCTCGATGAGCCCACCAACCATCTGGATATCGCTTCAAAAGAGATTCTTGAAGAGGCATTGAACAGTTACACTGGAACAGTATTCTATGTTTCCCACGACCGTTACTTCATCAACCAGACAGCTACCCGGATCCTGGATCTGACCAATCAGGCAATTGTAAATTATATCGGAGATTACGACTATTATCTGGAGAAAAAAGAAGAGCTGACGGAAAAATATGCTCCGGCTGCCGCTCAGGCTGTGACAGAAGCAAAGCAGGCTTCTGATAACAAGCTTTCCTGGCAACAGCAGAAAGAAGAACAGGCCCGCCAGCGAAAACGAGAGAATGAACTAAAAAAAGTAGAAGCCCGCATTGAAGAACTTGAAACCAGAGATAAAGAGATCGACGAAACCATGATTCTCCCGGATATCTGCACAAATGTGGCAGAATGTGCGAAACTCAGCAAAGAGAAAGCCGCCATTACCGAAGAATTAGAAGGATTATATGAAAAATGGGAAGAACTTGCATAATGCAGGTTCTTCCCATTTTCGCAGTTTATAACTTTTTACAGGTTTCTCCGCTGCAGTGTGATCCTGCCCGGAGAACTTTATAATGTTATAGAAACATTACCGGATAATTTCTGAAATTATAAAATTTCATCCAGTCTCTCTCTGATGGCAAGGATGAAATCTTTGCTGTTCAGTACTGTCACATCCTCAAGAGAAGTGATCAGCGCAAGGTCTTTTGTCATCTTACCGCTTTCAATCGTCTCCAGAGTCGCCTTCTCCAGTTTATCAGCAAATTCCATCAATTCTTTATTGCCGTCCAGCTCACCTCTTTTTCTCAGAGCTCCAGTCCATGCAAAAATAGTTGCTACAGAGTTAGTAGATGTCTCCTCACCTTTCAGATAGCGATAATAATGTCTCTGTACAGTTCCATGAGCAGCTTCATATTCGTAATATCCCTGTGGAGATACCAGTACAGATGTCATCATAGCCAGAGAACCAAATGCTGAAGAAACCATATCGCTCATAACATCTCCATCATAGTTCTTGCAGGCCCAGATAAATCCGCCTTCAGCCTTCATGACACGAGCTACGATATCATCGATCAGGCTGTAGAAATATTCAATGCCTGCTGCTTCGAATTTCTCCTTAAACTCATCTTCATAAATAGTTGCAAAGATTTCCTTAAAACGTCCGTCATAAATCTTGGAGATCGTATCCTTGCCGCCAAGCCACAGGTTCTGTTTTGTATCCAGTGCATAATTAAAACAGCATCTTGCAAAACTTGTGATAGAATCATCCAGATTGTGCATACCCTGAAGCACACCCGGTCCCTCATAATGATGGATCAGCTCTTTTCTCTGCTGTCCGTCTGCACCTTCAAATACCAGATAAGCATCTCCGGGACCGTCAATATACATCTCTGTGTTCTTATACACATCACCATAGGCATGACGTGCGATGGTGATCGGTTTCTTCCAGTTCTTAACACATGGTTCAATACCCTTCACTACGATTGGGGCACGAAAAACAGTTCCGTCGAGAATTGCACGAATCGTTCCGTTAGGACTCTTGTACATTTTCTTTAAGGTATACTCTTCCATTCTTGCCTTATTAGGAGTGATAGTTGCACATTTCACTGCTACGCCGTACTTCTTTGTAGCCTCTGCTGCATCAACAGTTACCTGATCATCCGTTTCATTTCTGTATTCCAGACCAAGGTCATAATACTCAGTGTTCAAATCAATATACGGAAGAAGAAGTTCATCTTTGATTATTTTCCAGAGAATTCTGGTCATCTCATCTCCATCCATCTCCACAAGTGGTGTCTGCATCTGAATTTTTTTCATGTTAATCCTCCTCTTTGGCTCTCATCCAGTTAACTATCATGATAGCCGAAAACAGACCGTTCGTCAATGCTTTTATACACTAAAGCAATATTTTGCCAAATAAAATGATTACTGATCACAGTTCCATAAAGCGTTCCAGATCCAGTTCTCCCCATCCCTGCTGATTCTTTGGCAATCCCATATCCCTGGCACTTTCTTTCAATTTCATCTTGATCTGAACATTAGTCAGCTCCGGATTCTTCTCAAGCATCAATGCTGCTGCCCCTGCAACCAGAGGTGTAGACATAGAAGTACCACTCTTCACTCCATATCCGTTATCTGC from the Blautia wexlerae DSM 19850 genome contains:
- a CDS encoding NADP-dependent isocitrate dehydrogenase, coding for MKKIQMQTPLVEMDGDEMTRILWKIIKDELLLPYIDLNTEYYDLGLEYRNETDDQVTVDAAEATKKYGVAVKCATITPNKARMEEYTLKKMYKSPNGTIRAILDGTVFRAPIVVKGIEPCVKNWKKPITIARHAYGDVYKNTEMYIDGPGDAYLVFEGADGQQRKELIHHYEGPGVLQGMHNLDDSITSFARCCFNYALDTKQNLWLGGKDTISKIYDGRFKEIFATIYEDEFKEKFEAAGIEYFYSLIDDIVARVMKAEGGFIWACKNYDGDVMSDMVSSAFGSLAMMTSVLVSPQGYYEYEAAHGTVQRHYYRYLKGEETSTNSVATIFAWTGALRKRGELDGNKELMEFADKLEKATLETIESGKMTKDLALITSLEDVTVLNSKDFILAIRERLDEIL